The genomic interval GCGCCTGGCTTTCTCGCAGCGGAATTGCACTGTTCAACGAGGTCGAGACCACGACGCTTGCCGGCATCGCCGATCCGGTCGAAGCGGCCCGTGAGATAAGCTCGCACATGCCACGAGGCGCGATCGTCGTCGTCAAACGCGGCCCCGACGGCGCAATCGCGATTGGGCCCGACGGCCAGTTGGTTTCCGTGGGTGCGCCCGTTGTCGCGGTCGTCGATACGATCGGTGCCGGCGATGTCTTCAATGCCGCCTTCCTCGCGGCACTGGTAAAGGATGAGCCTTTGATTTCTTGCTTGAGTGCGGGAACGGAGGTTGCCTCGCGCGCCATCTCCACGCTTCCCCGCAGCTATGGCGACCCGACCTTTTCTCAGGAGCCCCGGTCATGAGCGCGCTCGATATCCAAAACATCCGCAAGACTTACGGTGATATCCAGACGCTCAAAGGCATCAATATTTCCCTGGAAAGCGGCGAATTTCTTGTGCTGCTCGGCTCCTCCGGCTGCGGCAAGTCAACACTCCTGAACATCATCGCCGGCCTGGCCGAAGCCACGAGCGGTGACGTCAGGATCGGCGGGCGCTCCGTGCTCGGCGTGCATCCGAAGGATCGCGATATCGCCATGGTCTTTCAATCCTATGCGCTCTATCCCAATCTGACGGTGCATAGAAACATCGGCTTCGGCCTGGAAATGCGCAAAGTTCCGACGCCCGAGCGTGACAAAGCGGTGCGCGATGCCGCAAAGCTGCTGCAGATCGAAAATCTGCTCGATCGCAAGCCGAGCCAGCTTTCCGGCGGCCAGCGGCAGCGCGTCGCAATTGGCCGCGCGCTGGTGCGCAAGCCGGAGGTGTTCCTCTTCGACGAGCCGCTTTCCAACCTCGACGCCAAGCTGCGCATGGAAATGCGCACCGAGCTCAAGCGGCTGCATCGGATGCTGAAGACGACTGTCGTCTACGTCACGCACGACCAGATCGAGGCGATGACGCTTGCAAGCCGCATTGCCGTCATGCGCGACGGCCGCATCGAGCAGCTCGGCACGCCGGAGGAGATCTACAACCATCCGGCAACGCTCTATGTGGCGACCTTCGTCGGCGCACCGCCGATGAACCTGCTGAAGGTCACAGTGCGTGATGGCCGGCTGGCGCTCCTGGGCTCCGATGTCAGCCTGCCTCTGCCCGCCCGTTTCGATAAGGC from Rhizobium lentis carries:
- a CDS encoding ABC transporter ATP-binding protein, with protein sequence MSALDIQNIRKTYGDIQTLKGINISLESGEFLVLLGSSGCGKSTLLNIIAGLAEATSGDVRIGGRSVLGVHPKDRDIAMVFQSYALYPNLTVHRNIGFGLEMRKVPTPERDKAVRDAAKLLQIENLLDRKPSQLSGGQRQRVAIGRALVRKPEVFLFDEPLSNLDAKLRMEMRTELKRLHRMLKTTVVYVTHDQIEAMTLASRIAVMRDGRIEQLGTPEEIYNHPATLYVATFVGAPPMNLLKVTVRDGRLALLGSDVSLPLPARFDKAAASGRDLIFGIRPEALRTGGPGPSIEATLEVAELTGPELVVTALAGNQRLMACLPPRTLVRDGEKLTLFFDEEAMHLFDPQTGLNCLRER